CAGCCACACCTGAAAGCGGGAGAGTCACCTGGATATTCTTTTCCACAACCGGTGCAGATCAATCGATACAATTCTTCCTCCGGGAGTTCAGATGCTTATCTGGCTGATAGTATACTGGAGTACCTCTTGAAAACCCAACCTCTTCGCTATAAGGACCGATGGATTGTTAGAGGCTTCACACTGCCAGTCAACTATCAAACCCTTCGAACAACTCTCTTTGACGCAGGCCAAAGTGACCTTTCTACCAAAGCCCAGCCTTTTGAAGCCTTTCAGTGTTTCGGCCCCGAGTTCTATATGGTTCTTTGACCTGTAAACCCCTATACACAGGCTCACGATTTTGCTGCCTTCCACGGCACAAAAGCCGAGACTTTTCTCCAGGAAACTCTCGACATTTGGCCAGAAAGAGAGGATCCATCCTGTAAGATGTTCGATGTTTTCCAGACCACTCTCCAATAACTCCGCGGTGACTTTAACGGCCGAATCACTTTCAATGGCGCTTGGGCCGAAGCCAGACGGGTTGAGTCTGAACAGGTACCTGAGCATAGGTTTCGGTTCCAGATCGCTTAGAAGATCCCTCGCGCATCTCTTCGCCTTTCCGGTCGAGTAGAAGTTGAGCACGGGAATACCCTTTTCTCTGGCGGACGGAATCAGGTACTTTTCCAGAAATTCGGCATACTCTCCCTTAGACTCCTCTCCGGGATCTCCACCTATCAACACAGTGTCGTTGCAATTCCAGACAATAACCGAATCGGGTTTCTCTTCGTTGCAAACGAACAACTTCCCCAATGTGTTTCCTTCTAAAATCGATGGCACAACAAGATTATAAGAAATCTCACCCAGCAAAGGTCTGACACGGGAGAAGTCCTCAGAATGGAGTTCGACTAACATCTGTAATCTCCTTTCGTCTGGGCTAGTTAATCAATTCTACTTCATATCCACTTTACAATGCAACACAATGTGATATGACAATGTTTTTCACAGGAAAATGGTAAATTATTCGAGGAGGTGATGGTTTGGAGAGTAACGGCTATATCGACGTCGATGGGGTGACTTACAAACTCGTGAGCAGACAGAAAAGCAGGCACAAGCAAATTAAGATAAGAACGCGCGGTCCGATGGGAGTGAGATTGGTGAGAGAAGAGAGCTTTTTCAAGAGTAACAGGGAATACTTGAAAACCCTCGTGAACGATTCACAGGTTAGCATTCCGCTGGGAAAAGAGTGAAACCTCCGCGCATATGGCCGGTTTTGAATCTGAAGAAATTATTTGTGGCCGGAATAATCCGACCGAATAACGAATCGAGTTATGTGCTTTTTGGCACGGAATTTCATATAATGGATTTAGAGAATCCAGAGTATGAATAATACTATCGAAAGATTTATTGAAACTCGGGCCGTGGTAGGATGATTTTTTAGATCTGTTTTATAGATAGAGAAGTGGTTTTCAATTAAGGGAGGTAAAGCATGAAGAAAAGTTTTGTCCTTGTTTTGCTACTGGTCTCAGCGTTTACGGTTCTATTCTCGAGTGAATTGAAAGATTCGGGCAACTGGATGAAAGCGACACAGCTGGCCGTTCTCGAGATCGATGAAAACCCCACCACCGGTTACCTGTGGCACATAAGCGTGGAACCTTCCGGTGTTCTCCGCAATTTTCTCGAAGAATACATGACAGGTTCGGCCTTTCCGGGCGCACCGTCTGTCAAGGGCTGGATAATGACGGCCGCTAAAGAAGGAAAGGCGCTGCTCACTCTCAAACTCTACAGAGACTGGGAGGGAGAGAGGAAAGCCATAGATTTCAGGGCGGTGACGGTAGATGTGAGCGGAGAGGAGAAGGGCCAGGTGGATCTGAAGATAGTGTTGAACGAGCTGGAGCTCGGATCGACTGCGACCGTGACTCTGGAAGAAAATGGCAGCACCGGTTACACCTGGGGATATCACATTCTTGGAGAGGGCCTTCAGGAAATCAAGAAAGAGACCATCGCGGATACCAGCGGTCTGGTCGGGGCTCCCGCGAAAGTCATATGGACCTTCCAGGCCGTAGATAAGGGTTATACAACCATTGTGTTCAGATACTTCAGATCGTGGGAAGGAGAAGGATCGGCTGTTGACTTCAGGGCCTTCAACGTGCTAGTCGAGTGAGCGAAGTTAGCAAAAAAGTACGATCCGGGGTGAATTTCTCTTGAAAATACGTTTCGGCTGGTTTCGAGTTTCAGTCTTTCTCATATGTGTCTTCCTTGCGGGGGTATTCGTTTTCGTTGTACCCTCGGAGAAACCCTCAAGGCTTTTGGCCGTTATCAGCGAGTCGGTTCTGGTCGGCGCATCTCTTGTGGTGGCTTTCGTGCTCAAGAGGAGTCTCGTTCACCCCGGAATTCCCACGGGACTCCTGCTTATATCCCTGTCGGTCTATATGGATCTTTTGCAATCCATAACCGGGCTCATGCTCTTCGAGACGCTCGCCGTTGCCCTGTCTGTCATGGCGGTAATTATTCTACTGTATTATATAGTGCTGCATGTGAGGAATCTGAGAATCATGATGATCGAGCATGAGATCATTATAAACGATTCCAATATAGGGGTAATCTTGCGCAATCTCAAAGATAACAGCTTTCGTTTCAACGAAGCGGCTCGCAGGATACTCGGCTATGAACCCGAAGAACTGAAAAGCCTCTCCATTTGCGATATTGTACTCCCTCAAGACTTGGGATTTCACGATGAGATGATAGAGAGAGTTATGAAAGGTGAAGCGATATTCCCGTTCGAGGCGAGATACGCCGGAAAGAATCGAAAACAGATAGACGTTCAGGTGAGCGCCTCGCTCGTTAAAAACGGCAAGGGAATTCCCGATTATATTATGCTTGCCTTCAGAGATATAACCAGGATCAAGGCGATGGAACTATCTCTAATGGAACTGAACAAGTTCCACAGGGCTTTGAACGAAGTGGTGACGGAAGCTCTAGAGAGCGGCTTTGATGACAACACATACCACGATTTTCTTTTCAAGTGTGTTGAAGCCTTTCCCGGAGCTGACGCCGGTATATTCTTGCTTAAAGAGGAAGATGAGAGGTTCCATTACGTCGCGGCCTGCAACTACGACTTTGAAGAACTCAAAAAGGTATCCTTCGCCACCGATGAACTGATTCAGGCCAACAGCGACAGGGTGATGGTGATAAAGGATTACGCTGTTGATTACGAGATGGACGATGAGCGTCAGAGAATACTCCTTACGGCCGGCCGCCTCAGAGAAATCAAAAGCACCATAACCATTCCCATACTCATCGACGGCAAGGTCATGATGTACTTCAACCTCGACAGTCTAGAATCATCGACCGCTTTCGACAATCCCGAAATCCAGGAAATCGCAGCCAGTTTCGGCAGGGCGGTGGCCGTTCTCCTTTCGAGGCTCCGGCTGGAGAGAGAGCTGAACAAACAGCGCGAACTGTTGGAAAAGCTTTCTCTGGAGGATCCACTCACGGGCCTTCCCAACAGACGGTATTTCTTCGATTACTCGGCCAGACAGATCGAGTACCTCCGTAGAATGGGCGAAGAAATGACGATTCTCTATCTGGACCTCAATGACTTCAAAGGTGTCAACGATACGATGGGACATGATTTTGGAGATGAATTGTTGAAGGAAGTCGGAAAGGGATTGAATTCCATATGCCGCAGTAGCGATCTAATAGCCAGAATGGGCGGCGACGAATTTGTTTACGTTCTGCCCTCTACCGGAAAAGAAGAGGCCGCCGAAGTTATAAAGAGGATAAGGAATTCCTTCAAAGAGCCTTTCATTGTTGAGAACAAAAGTATCTATCTTTCGACGAGCATAGGGATAGCCCTCTTTCCCGAGGACGGCAAGAGTGTACGCGAACTGCTGATAGTGGCCGACGAGAGAATGTACTCCAACAAGGGCCGAACGAACGGAAAGACAAATAAATCCAGAATCGAGGATGACCTCTCCTGTTAGCGCATGATAAGCCTGTATTTTTCACCGGCCGCTTTCTCTATCGATACATTTTTGAAGAATTCTTTCGCCGCGAGAAAGGCGTGGGCGAGAACTATCCCCAGATCCAACCAGTGGTGATTACCAAGAAGATCGGACTTTGTCCAGATGTATAAGCCGTCCTTCTGCACGCTGAATTTCCAGGGTTGTCTGTTCATGGCCGAGGGTGCAAGCCTGCAGGCTTCAAGTATCTGTAGTAGTTTCTCGTCCTGGGGGATAGGCCCTTCAACAAGAGCCGGGAGTTCTTTTCTCTTTCCCATACCGGTCAACAGATCGTTCAGAGAAAGTTTGCCGGTCTCCTCTTTACCCACAACTATCCCGGCCGGAGCGGCGTTGATCTTTATACTCGCGTTCCAGCAAGTGGCGAGATTCATTTTGGTGAGCTCAAGTACTATCTGCTCGCCCTGAAAACCGTACTCCACAAGGCATGAGGATTTGTCCGGGCAGGGAGCGTATATGACACCCGAACCCTTGTTGTGATCGGTTAGAATCCACTCCAGATGACGGGAATGGAGAGAAGAAAC
This portion of the Mesotoga infera genome encodes:
- a CDS encoding protease inhibitor I42 family protein codes for the protein MKKSFVLVLLLVSAFTVLFSSELKDSGNWMKATQLAVLEIDENPTTGYLWHISVEPSGVLRNFLEEYMTGSAFPGAPSVKGWIMTAAKEGKALLTLKLYRDWEGERKAIDFRAVTVDVSGEEKGQVDLKIVLNELELGSTATVTLEENGSTGYTWGYHILGEGLQEIKKETIADTSGLVGAPAKVIWTFQAVDKGYTTIVFRYFRSWEGEGSAVDFRAFNVLVE
- a CDS encoding GNAT family N-acetyltransferase, encoding MLVELHSEDFSRVRPLLGEISYNLVVPSILEGNTLGKLFVCNEEKPDSVIVWNCNDTVLIGGDPGEESKGEYAEFLEKYLIPSAREKGIPVLNFYSTGKAKRCARDLLSDLEPKPMLRYLFRLNPSGFGPSAIESDSAVKVTAELLESGLENIEHLTGWILSFWPNVESFLEKSLGFCAVEGSKIVSLCIGVYRSKNHIELGAETLKGFKRLGFGRKVTLACVKESCSKGLIVDWQCEASNNPSVLIAKRLGFQEVLQYTISQISI
- a CDS encoding GGDEF domain-containing protein; protein product: MKIRFGWFRVSVFLICVFLAGVFVFVVPSEKPSRLLAVISESVLVGASLVVAFVLKRSLVHPGIPTGLLLISLSVYMDLLQSITGLMLFETLAVALSVMAVIILLYYIVLHVRNLRIMMIEHEIIINDSNIGVILRNLKDNSFRFNEAARRILGYEPEELKSLSICDIVLPQDLGFHDEMIERVMKGEAIFPFEARYAGKNRKQIDVQVSASLVKNGKGIPDYIMLAFRDITRIKAMELSLMELNKFHRALNEVVTEALESGFDDNTYHDFLFKCVEAFPGADAGIFLLKEEDERFHYVAACNYDFEELKKVSFATDELIQANSDRVMVIKDYAVDYEMDDERQRILLTAGRLREIKSTITIPILIDGKVMMYFNLDSLESSTAFDNPEIQEIAASFGRAVAVLLSRLRLERELNKQRELLEKLSLEDPLTGLPNRRYFFDYSARQIEYLRRMGEEMTILYLDLNDFKGVNDTMGHDFGDELLKEVGKGLNSICRSSDLIARMGGDEFVYVLPSTGKEEAAEVIKRIRNSFKEPFIVENKSIYLSTSIGIALFPEDGKSVRELLIVADERMYSNKGRTNGKTNKSRIEDDLSC
- a CDS encoding nitroreductase family protein; this translates as MIIETIRIRHSTRKFLPYNLSEDEKKHIKEFMAGVSSLHSRHLEWILTDHNKGSGVIYAPCPDKSSCLVEYGFQGEQIVLELTKMNLATCWNASIKINAAPAGIVVGKEETGKLSLNDLLTGMGKRKELPALVEGPIPQDEKLLQILEACRLAPSAMNRQPWKFSVQKDGLYIWTKSDLLGNHHWLDLGIVLAHAFLAAKEFFKNVSIEKAAGEKYRLIMR